In Ignavibacteria bacterium, a single genomic region encodes these proteins:
- a CDS encoding insulinase family protein: MKKLLFILLLSFAITSIFAQKKYSYETFDDDPMGTRIYKLENGLTVFMSVNNAEPRITTRIAVKAGSKNDPSDATGLAHYLEHMLFKGTSNFGSKDFSREGILINEIIDLYEQHRATSDELQRKMIYRKIDSVSYLASAYAIPNEYDKMLASIGATGTNAYTSNEQTVYTNEIPSNQLTKWLTIEAERFREPIMRLFHTELEVVYEEKNRSMDNGSSKAFENLYAGLFQKHTYGTQTTIGTVEHLKNPSLKKVINYFNTYYVPNNMAIIIAGDFDPDEAIKLIDEKFGNIPSKVVPKFIPAVEDPISSPIEKTVFSPESESILLGFRFPGVGTDEFDVMSMMSSILYNGSAGLIDLNIVKQQKALNAAAFLDDMMDYSTLIFSAAPREGQSLDDLKGLILAEVDKVRKGDFPDWMIEATINNYKLGRVRGVQSNDYRAQAYVSAFTTNIPWDRYYKSLARISKVSKQDVVNLANKYLGNNYVVVFKKTGEDKSVQKIVKPEITPVQVNRESESSFLTKMVNEPVADIAPQFVDYNSEISLLSLKPGVDVYTMKNIENNLFEMAFIYEFGNNADKKLSAALSYLKLVGTKDKSASEISQEFYRLGCSFSANQFGDRMQISLSGLSENFKSALDLLMELLTNAVPDEAAYKNLVDDILKSRTNGKLSKNVILRGAMMNWGMFGPVNPQTTQISESELKSLDPSELTDLLKSLGRLKHIITYYGPLDKDEFQKISGFYYRTKELPASPPVNKTFEELPTNENKVYFVDYKMKQVEILFINRGGTFDSKSIPIITLYNEYFGGGMSSIVFQDLREAKALAYSVSSRYGIPDSKEKHFMMSSYIGTQSDKLGEAMSGYDALLNDMPMSEVTFSAAKDGVLKSIQTERILRSDVLRSYLSAKRQGIDYDIRKDVYDNVSKFNINDVKAFNEKFVKGNKYVYLVIGDKSKLDFSILEKYGKVEELTLEQIFGY; this comes from the coding sequence ATGAAAAAATTATTATTTATCTTGTTACTGTCTTTTGCCATTACAAGTATTTTTGCACAGAAGAAATATTCTTATGAAACATTCGACGATGACCCGATGGGGACGAGAATCTATAAACTCGAAAATGGTTTGACTGTTTTTATGTCGGTCAACAATGCCGAACCCCGTATCACCACAAGAATTGCCGTGAAAGCAGGAAGTAAGAATGACCCGTCTGACGCTACTGGTCTCGCTCATTACCTCGAACACATGCTTTTTAAAGGTACGAGTAATTTCGGCAGCAAAGATTTTTCTCGGGAAGGGATACTTATTAATGAAATCATTGACTTATATGAACAGCACAGGGCTACATCAGATGAACTGCAGCGAAAAATGATTTACAGAAAAATAGATTCAGTTTCCTATCTTGCATCGGCTTATGCTATCCCGAATGAATACGATAAGATGCTTGCGTCTATCGGTGCCACCGGGACGAATGCTTATACATCAAACGAACAGACGGTTTATACGAATGAAATTCCATCAAACCAGCTTACAAAATGGCTTACGATTGAAGCTGAAAGGTTCAGAGAACCGATAATGAGGCTTTTCCATACAGAACTTGAAGTTGTTTATGAAGAAAAGAACCGCTCTATGGATAACGGATCATCAAAAGCATTCGAAAATCTTTATGCGGGGCTTTTTCAGAAACACACTTATGGTACCCAAACTACTATTGGTACTGTTGAACATCTGAAAAATCCTTCACTGAAAAAAGTAATAAATTATTTCAATACTTACTACGTTCCAAACAATATGGCTATTATTATCGCTGGTGATTTCGACCCGGACGAAGCAATTAAACTTATTGATGAAAAATTCGGAAATATACCCTCAAAGGTTGTTCCGAAGTTTATTCCTGCTGTCGAAGACCCTATCTCAAGCCCTATTGAGAAGACCGTATTTTCACCTGAATCCGAAAGTATTCTTCTTGGCTTCAGGTTTCCGGGGGTGGGTACTGATGAATTCGACGTTATGTCCATGATGAGTAGTATCCTCTACAATGGAAGTGCAGGACTCATAGATCTTAACATAGTGAAACAGCAGAAGGCTCTTAATGCCGCTGCATTCCTTGACGACATGATGGATTACAGCACTCTAATCTTCTCTGCTGCACCGCGTGAAGGTCAGTCTCTTGACGATTTAAAAGGTTTAATCCTTGCTGAAGTCGATAAAGTCAGAAAAGGTGATTTCCCTGACTGGATGATTGAAGCTACAATCAATAACTATAAACTCGGCAGAGTAAGAGGAGTCCAGAGTAACGATTACAGGGCTCAGGCATACGTCAGTGCTTTCACGACAAACATTCCGTGGGATAGATACTATAAATCTCTTGCTAGAATTTCAAAAGTTTCAAAGCAGGATGTTGTTAACCTTGCAAATAAATATCTCGGAAATAACTATGTTGTCGTCTTCAAGAAAACAGGTGAAGATAAAAGTGTGCAGAAAATTGTTAAACCTGAAATAACTCCCGTTCAGGTAAACAGAGAATCGGAGTCATCATTCCTGACAAAGATGGTTAATGAACCTGTAGCTGATATCGCACCGCAGTTCGTGGATTATAATTCGGAAATATCATTGCTCAGCTTAAAACCAGGTGTGGATGTTTATACAATGAAGAATATCGAAAATAATCTTTTTGAAATGGCATTCATCTATGAATTCGGAAATAATGCTGATAAAAAGCTATCAGCAGCACTAAGCTATTTAAAGCTCGTTGGTACAAAGGATAAATCAGCATCCGAAATCAGTCAGGAGTTTTATAGACTTGGATGTAGCTTCAGCGCAAATCAGTTCGGTGACAGAATGCAGATTTCTCTAAGCGGTCTAAGCGAAAATTTTAAATCTGCTTTAGACCTGTTAATGGAACTTCTAACAAATGCTGTACCCGATGAAGCGGCATACAAAAATCTGGTTGACGATATTCTTAAAAGCAGAACAAACGGAAAACTTTCAAAAAATGTTATACTTCGCGGAGCTATGATGAATTGGGGTATGTTCGGTCCGGTTAATCCGCAAACAACTCAGATTTCCGAAAGTGAACTGAAAAGCTTGGATCCTTCAGAACTGACGGACTTGCTGAAATCTCTCGGCAGATTAAAACATATAATTACTTATTACGGACCGCTCGACAAAGATGAGTTTCAGAAAATTTCTGGTTTCTACTATCGAACAAAAGAACTGCCCGCTTCTCCTCCTGTAAATAAAACGTTTGAGGAACTTCCGACAAACGAAAACAAAGTCTATTTTGTTGACTATAAGATGAAACAGGTCGAAATTCTTTTCATTAATAGAGGTGGTACGTTTGACTCAAAGAGCATTCCTATTATAACTCTCTACAATGAGTATTTCGGAGGCGGTATGAGCTCAATCGTTTTCCAGGATTTGAGAGAAGCTAAAGCTCTTGCGTATTCTGTTTCCTCAAGATACGGAATCCCTGATTCCAAAGAGAAACATTTTATGATGTCTTCTTACATAGGCACTCAGTCTGACAAACTTGGCGAGGCAATGTCTGGATATGATGCATTGCTAAACGATATGCCGATGAGTGAAGTCACTTTCAGTGCCGCAAAAGATGGTGTTCTGAAAAGTATTCAGACGGAAAGAATACTCAGAAGCGATGTCCTCCGTTCTTATCTTTCTGCA
- a CDS encoding class I SAM-dependent rRNA methyltransferase — MKIYLKKNEERRLKIGHQWIFSNEIEKIDGEIIDGCVAEIYSNNARFLGRGFYNKHSLIAYRHLTDADEDIDINFLRKRIKTAEQHRLKVHPERKTFRLCNSESDFLPGLIIDKFENIYSIQIFSKGMENFKEDVVSILKDDFKAAAIYEKNDNELRVLEGLEKQEGVLFAESASNVDDFTVEIDGIKYSINILKGQKTGFYLDQAFNRLKIRQFVTENSEVLDLFCSDGGFALNAAYAGCKKITAVDSSKHAIGQAVRNANLNGFDGINFICEDVNKYFDIVFQSKSKYNLIVLDPPSFTKSKKNVPSALKGYFELNYKAMRLLHKNSILMTYSCSHHISESHFEDILVKSAAEAGRRIQIIDFVNCSYDHPVLPQMSETKYLKGYVIFIK; from the coding sequence ATGAAAATCTATCTGAAGAAAAATGAAGAAAGACGTCTGAAGATCGGACACCAGTGGATATTCTCAAATGAAATTGAAAAAATCGATGGAGAAATCATCGACGGATGCGTAGCAGAAATATATTCGAACAATGCAAGATTTTTAGGCAGAGGATTTTATAATAAGCATTCCCTAATAGCTTACAGGCATTTAACAGATGCAGATGAAGATATTGATATAAACTTTTTAAGAAAAAGAATTAAAACTGCCGAACAGCACAGACTTAAAGTTCATCCGGAAAGGAAAACTTTCAGGCTATGCAACAGCGAATCCGATTTCCTTCCCGGACTTATTATAGACAAATTTGAAAATATTTATTCAATCCAGATATTCTCTAAAGGAATGGAAAATTTTAAAGAGGATGTTGTTTCCATTCTGAAGGATGATTTCAAAGCTGCTGCAATTTATGAAAAAAATGATAATGAACTTAGAGTTCTTGAGGGTCTTGAAAAACAGGAAGGAGTGCTTTTCGCTGAAAGCGCCTCAAATGTTGACGATTTTACCGTAGAAATAGACGGGATAAAATATTCAATTAATATCTTAAAAGGTCAAAAGACTGGATTTTATCTCGACCAGGCTTTTAATAGATTAAAAATAAGGCAGTTTGTTACTGAGAATTCTGAAGTACTCGACCTTTTTTGTAGCGACGGCGGATTCGCACTTAATGCGGCTTATGCAGGATGTAAGAAAATTACTGCTGTAGATTCATCGAAGCACGCTATCGGGCAGGCTGTCAGAAACGCAAATCTTAATGGGTTTGATGGGATTAACTTCATTTGCGAAGATGTGAATAAGTACTTTGATATTGTATTTCAGTCGAAGTCAAAATACAATCTTATCGTACTCGACCCGCCCTCGTTTACAAAATCGAAGAAGAATGTACCTTCTGCCTTAAAAGGTTACTTTGAATTGAACTATAAAGCTATGAGGCTTCTCCATAAGAATTCAATCCTTATGACCTACAGTTGCTCGCATCATATCTCAGAATCTCACTTCGAAGATATTCTTGTAAAGTCAGCAGCTGAAGCAGGGAGGAGAATTCAAATTATTGATTTTGTAAACTGTTCATACGACCATCCGGTTTTGCCTCAGATGTCCGAAACAAAATATCTTAAAGGTTATGTTATATTCATTAAATAA
- a CDS encoding glycosyltransferase family 9 protein has product MIDVKKILVIRLSSFGDIVLTFPFLNELRRLYPDTQIDYLVKEQYSELVRLHKFVDNIISFSDNLKDNLNKNNYDVVFDLQANFKSSRIIPSNRKVFNVRKETWKKHLLVYTKINLLQEPIPVYRKYLNALKEFNSTAKTEFSNSAQKLSVTDYVSGKYAVLSPSSKHFTKRFPKEFYVDILKDANIKFVLTGDNNHTDKEICGYLVQNLKNSINLCGKLSYSELAGVLKDAQFVVCNDSGVFHLAEALGKKTFVTFGSTVREFGFFPQLATTEVFEILGLKCRPCSHIGRSKCPKAHFKCMNMIDNELIKKRIMRCEE; this is encoded by the coding sequence TTGATTGATGTTAAAAAAATACTCGTTATCAGACTTTCTTCTTTCGGAGATATAGTTCTGACTTTTCCTTTTCTTAATGAACTGAGAAGACTATACCCGGATACACAGATTGATTATCTTGTGAAAGAACAGTATTCTGAACTCGTTCGACTGCATAAATTCGTTGACAATATAATCTCTTTCAGCGACAACCTGAAAGATAATCTTAATAAGAATAATTACGATGTTGTTTTTGACCTTCAGGCTAACTTTAAAAGCAGTCGTATCATTCCTTCAAACAGAAAAGTTTTCAATGTAAGAAAAGAGACATGGAAGAAGCATTTGCTCGTTTACACTAAAATAAACCTTCTTCAAGAGCCGATTCCGGTTTACAGAAAATATCTTAACGCTCTAAAAGAATTTAATAGTACCGCTAAAACAGAATTTTCAAATTCCGCCCAGAAACTTTCGGTTACAGATTATGTCTCGGGAAAGTATGCCGTACTTTCTCCGTCGTCAAAGCATTTCACAAAAAGATTTCCTAAAGAATTTTATGTTGATATTTTGAAAGATGCAAATATTAAGTTTGTATTAACAGGCGATAATAATCATACCGATAAAGAAATATGCGGATACCTTGTGCAGAATTTAAAAAATTCTATTAACCTTTGCGGTAAGCTCAGTTACTCGGAACTTGCCGGCGTCCTTAAAGACGCACAATTTGTCGTATGTAATGACAGCGGAGTTTTCCATCTTGCAGAAGCTCTCGGGAAAAAGACATTTGTTACTTTCGGTAGTACTGTTAGAGAGTTTGGTTTTTTCCCTCAGCTTGCTACAACTGAAGTCTTTGAAATTCTCGGACTAAAATGCAGACCTTGTTCTCACATAGGCAGAAGTAAATGTCCGAAGGCACATTTTAAATGCATGAATATGATTGATAATGAATTAATTAAAAAAAGAATAATGAGGTGCGAAGAATGA
- the bshC gene encoding bacillithiol biosynthesis cysteine-adding enzyme BshC — translation MNIPYTSLNGFNDLFIDYLNKFDKVSQFFSFSPDGQGIINSINSRKESYNNERISRIELAEILKIQNKFFNSGESTFLNIEFLKEENTFAVVTGQQIGLLTGNLYTIIKALNAVQLSRSLSAKYTDYKFVPVFWLEADDHDFLEINNINVLDSSNSVRNISYFEKGIEKERYLTPTGRIVLDNYIEEFKQILRISLLQTEFTETLFDFINRSYKEGIDLITAFARFFNYICGDKGIIFCNPTDKELKKMMIPVFEKELNTFPQTCERIVDTSARLESKDYEPQVKPRSINIFYTHNNSRHLVEVKEGMFSLRHTRQKYGKDEFFHLLYTNPENFSPNVILRPVCQDYLLPTVAYIGGPSEVAYFAQFRDVYNFFDMEVPVVYPRTSITILEKRIETFLEKFDLGFEELFDEEKVTRKLLGKFSEINIQDLFGNFEDDLNAIMYTYSLKLNNIDKNLTTNLKNKYDKFLENLAVSKKKFEESQIKQNDSTGSKLTAVINGVYPNGKPQERSINISYFLNKYGFGFINELFNTVEINKFSHQVISTENMIKTDQPRLF, via the coding sequence TTGAATATACCTTACACAAGTCTGAACGGTTTTAATGACTTGTTCATCGATTATTTGAATAAATTCGATAAGGTTTCGCAGTTTTTCTCCTTTTCTCCCGACGGTCAGGGTATCATTAATTCCATAAATTCCAGAAAAGAAAGTTATAACAATGAAAGAATTAGCAGAATTGAACTTGCTGAAATTCTTAAAATTCAGAATAAATTCTTTAATTCCGGTGAATCAACATTCCTGAATATTGAATTTCTGAAAGAAGAAAATACCTTTGCTGTCGTTACAGGACAGCAAATTGGTTTGCTTACAGGTAATTTATACACAATCATAAAAGCTTTAAATGCAGTGCAGTTATCACGTTCACTTTCAGCTAAATATACTGATTATAAATTTGTGCCCGTGTTTTGGCTCGAGGCAGACGACCATGATTTTCTTGAAATTAACAACATTAATGTTTTAGACTCTTCAAACTCTGTCAGAAACATCAGCTATTTTGAAAAAGGTATCGAAAAAGAAAGATACCTTACTCCAACAGGTCGTATAGTACTTGATAACTATATTGAAGAATTTAAGCAGATTTTAAGGATTTCGCTTTTACAGACAGAATTCACGGAGACACTTTTTGATTTCATAAACAGATCTTACAAAGAAGGTATTGACCTAATTACCGCATTCGCAAGGTTCTTTAATTACATTTGCGGTGATAAAGGCATTATTTTCTGCAACCCCACCGATAAAGAACTTAAAAAGATGATGATTCCGGTTTTTGAGAAAGAGCTTAATACTTTTCCGCAAACATGTGAAAGGATTGTTGATACTTCCGCAAGGCTTGAAAGCAAAGATTATGAACCACAGGTTAAACCAAGGTCAATAAACATATTTTACACACACAATAATAGCAGGCATCTTGTCGAAGTTAAAGAAGGTATGTTTTCTTTGAGGCACACTCGTCAGAAATACGGGAAAGATGAATTCTTTCATCTCCTATATACCAATCCCGAGAATTTCAGTCCTAATGTAATACTGAGACCCGTTTGTCAGGACTATCTCCTCCCGACTGTTGCTTATATAGGCGGACCTTCTGAAGTTGCTTACTTTGCACAGTTCAGAGATGTTTATAACTTTTTCGACATGGAAGTACCCGTTGTTTATCCAAGAACTTCAATAACAATTCTGGAAAAAAGGATAGAAACTTTTCTCGAAAAGTTCGATTTAGGTTTTGAAGAACTTTTTGATGAAGAAAAAGTAACAAGAAAATTACTCGGGAAATTTAGTGAGATCAATATTCAGGATCTTTTCGGTAATTTTGAAGATGACCTTAATGCAATTATGTACACTTACAGCCTAAAGCTGAACAACATCGATAAAAACCTAACTACCAACCTGAAAAACAAATACGATAAATTTCTGGAAAACCTTGCCGTGAGCAAAAAGAAGTTTGAAGAATCTCAGATCAAACAAAATGATTCTACGGGTTCTAAACTGACAGCCGTCATTAACGGTGTATATCCGAACGGAAAACCGCAGGAAAGAAGCATTAATATTTCATATTTCCTCAACAAATACGGCTTTGGTTTTATTAATGAACTATTCAATACCGTAGAGATTAATAAATTTTCGCATCAGGTTATTTCAACCGAAAACATGATAAAGACAGACCAGCCAAGACTGTTTTGA
- a CDS encoding T9SS type A sorting domain-containing protein: MRTKIILAVIIPILFASLSYAQYITPGTGKNWTLDSLVANSGGVVTYSSGSYLFNNTVTLNHSDTLKILNNSTVKVAGTILFTIHGTLIINPPDSVKFTAIDTTSKYMGFRLDSLSDASVMKRLIFEHANSIYFFNSDALLDSSIIRYNTYSGSGSRSGAIYLYRSNPVISNCTIFGSYRSAIGSGSNVASSPTIINNLIYGNDVTNGNYPQINLGAGGTQPVIIRNNQILRASTNSGAMGFLPIGGIPSLIIENNVIKNNRFGIGILAGGINAYINNNIIDSCNTQGNPALGGSGINFAGGWTTSSVIVTRNTVRGNLWGVTIQNTAKPNLGDLTSSDTTDIGLNNIYGNGNSGKIYDVYNNTPDTIKAENNYWGTDNIDTVEAHIFHKADSSTLGYVDFLPIKTLTGIVSNPVKVDTYEFMNIYPNPFNPEVLIKFRIKADGYTRIRVYDLLGREVYVIANEYLRAGEYERNWLSKGLPSSVYVVRLETQTGNIAKRVAIVK; encoded by the coding sequence ATGAGAACAAAAATCATTCTGGCAGTAATAATACCGATATTGTTTGCATCGCTTTCTTATGCACAATATATTACACCGGGAACCGGAAAAAACTGGACACTGGATAGTCTTGTTGCAAATTCAGGAGGTGTTGTAACGTATAGCAGCGGTTCATATTTATTCAACAATACTGTAACACTTAATCATTCAGACACATTAAAGATACTGAATAATTCAACTGTAAAAGTAGCGGGAACGATTTTATTCACGATTCATGGTACGCTGATAATAAATCCACCTGACTCTGTTAAGTTTACGGCAATTGACACAACGAGCAAGTATATGGGATTCAGGCTTGACTCACTCTCAGACGCATCTGTTATGAAGCGATTAATATTTGAACATGCGAATTCTATTTACTTTTTTAACAGTGATGCACTACTTGACAGTTCAATAATTAGATACAATACTTATTCGGGTTCCGGTTCACGCAGCGGAGCAATTTATCTTTACCGTTCAAATCCTGTTATTTCTAACTGTACGATATTCGGAAGTTACCGTTCAGCAATCGGCTCCGGTTCCAATGTTGCTTCATCACCAACGATAATAAATAATTTAATCTACGGCAATGACGTGACGAATGGAAATTATCCACAAATAAATTTAGGAGCAGGAGGTACACAACCGGTAATTATCAGAAACAATCAAATATTAAGGGCATCCACAAATTCGGGAGCAATGGGATTCCTACCTATCGGAGGTATACCTTCTCTGATTATTGAAAATAATGTAATTAAGAACAACAGATTCGGTATTGGAATACTCGCCGGTGGAATTAACGCATACATTAACAATAACATAATTGACAGCTGCAATACGCAGGGGAATCCTGCACTTGGCGGCAGTGGTATTAACTTTGCGGGTGGTTGGACGACATCGAGCGTGATTGTGACAAGAAATACTGTCAGAGGAAATCTATGGGGAGTTACGATTCAAAATACAGCTAAGCCTAATTTAGGAGACCTTACATCTTCGGATACTACAGATATAGGATTAAACAATATATATGGAAATGGTAACAGCGGTAAAATTTACGACGTGTACAACAACACTCCTGATACCATAAAAGCAGAGAATAATTACTGGGGAACCGATAATATAGATACTGTTGAAGCACACATTTTTCATAAAGCGGACAGTTCAACATTAGGTTATGTTGATTTTCTTCCGATTAAGACTTTAACAGGAATTGTAAGTAATCCGGTAAAAGTTGATACATACGAATTTATGAACATCTATCCTAATCCATTTAATCCAGAAGTACTAATAAAATTCAGGATTAAGGCAGACGGTTATACGCGTATCCGAGTCTATGACCTGCTTGGAAGAGAGGTTTATGTGATTGCGAATGAATACCTGAGAGCCGGGGAATATGAAAGGAACTGGCTATCGAAGGGATTACCGAGCAGTGTTTATGTAGTAAGACTAGAAACACAGACCGGTAACATTGCGAAACGTGTTGCGATAGTGAAATAA
- a CDS encoding gamma carbonic anhydrase family protein gives MILQYMGIHPNIHESVYICEGAIIVGDVVLKKDVSVWYNAVVRGDVNYIRVGERTNIQDGAILHNTYKKYPLVIGNDVTIGHGAIIHGCTVKDHVLIGLGAKLLDDCVIGENSFIAAGTLVKEHFQVPEGVLVAGVPGKIVRDLRPEEIEKIRRSAENYLMYVRNYKKDENIWVTKEAGL, from the coding sequence ATGATTTTACAATACATGGGGATTCATCCCAATATTCATGAATCGGTTTATATCTGCGAAGGAGCAATAATAGTCGGTGATGTAGTGCTGAAAAAAGACGTCAGCGTCTGGTACAATGCTGTCGTAAGAGGCGATGTAAACTACATTCGAGTAGGGGAAAGGACTAATATTCAGGACGGAGCAATTCTCCATAATACGTACAAAAAATATCCGTTGGTAATCGGAAACGACGTTACTATCGGACACGGAGCAATTATACATGGTTGCACAGTAAAAGACCATGTTCTAATAGGTCTGGGTGCAAAACTCCTTGACGATTGTGTTATTGGAGAAAACTCTTTTATTGCTGCAGGTACACTCGTTAAAGAGCATTTTCAGGTTCCTGAAGGAGTACTCGTCGCAGGAGTTCCCGGAAAAATTGTCAGAGACCTCAGACCTGAAGAGATTGAAAAGATAAGAAGAAGTGCAGAAAATTATTTGATGTACGTTAGAAATTATAAAAAAGATGAAAATATTTGGGTTACTAAAGAAGCCGGTTTATAA
- a CDS encoding cob(I)yrinic acid a,c-diamide adenosyltransferase, producing METDSGGKKLKEKMLNTIEGYKNLSEEDKNCLHIYYGYGKGKTTSTIGLAIRALGAGKKVALVQFDKGYDGENEHYAERNVFRKLQEIGYNIDIYPTGCERMNSDGTFRFKNEEKDFEEAKRGLEIAKQLIVNGEQDVLILDEAIATVAYNLLEKEEIEQLITLYKKNKRFELIMTGHKLWEGLEEKADLITEMRKVKHYFDKGIPARLGIEF from the coding sequence ATGGAAACAGATTCCGGAGGGAAAAAATTAAAGGAAAAAATGCTTAATACTATAGAAGGTTACAAGAATCTTTCTGAAGAGGATAAGAATTGTTTGCACATTTACTATGGATACGGTAAAGGAAAAACAACAAGCACTATTGGACTTGCTATCAGAGCGCTTGGTGCTGGTAAGAAGGTTGCATTGGTTCAGTTTGATAAAGGATATGATGGTGAGAATGAACATTATGCTGAGCGTAACGTATTTCGTAAACTTCAAGAAATCGGTTACAATATTGATATTTATCCAACAGGGTGTGAAAGAATGAACAGCGACGGCACATTTAGATTTAAAAATGAGGAGAAAGATTTCGAGGAAGCAAAGCGGGGACTTGAAATTGCTAAGCAATTGATAGTGAACGGCGAGCAGGACGTCCTTATCCTCGATGAAGCAATAGCAACAGTTGCATACAATCTTCTCGAAAAGGAAGAAATTGAACAGCTAATTACTCTTTATAAGAAAAATAAAAGATTCGAACTTATAATGACAGGACATAAACTATGGGAAGGACTCGAAGAAAAAGCTGACTTGATTACTGAAATGAGAAAGGTGAAACATTATTTTGACAAAGGAATACCCGCTCGTCTGGGTATTGAATTTTAA